A window of Microbacterium sp. Root61 genomic DNA:
CATCCGATTGGACGGTCGCGTCGCGATCGTGACCGGCGCCGGCCGCAGCCTCGGACGCGCGTACGCACGGGCACTCGCGGATGCGGGAGCCGGGATCGTGGTCAACGACGTCGATGAGGCCAGCGCGGCCGCGGTCGTGGCCGAGATCACTGCGGCGGGCGGCCACGCCGTCGCCTCGATCGGGGCCGTGGGGCCGACCGAGACCGCCGACCAGCTCGTGGCCGATGCGGTCGATGCCTTCGGTCGCGTCGACGTGCTGGTCTCGAACGCCGGCGTGCTGCGCGACCGCGTGCTCTGGAAGATGTCGGACACCGACTTCGACGACGTCGTCTCCAGCCATCTGCGCGGCACGTTCACGACCGCCCGTGCGGTTGCCACGCGATTGCGCGCGCAGGGGGACGGTGGACGCCTCATCCTCATCGGCTCCCCGGCCGGACAGTTCGGCAGCTTCGGCCAGACGAACTACTCCGCCGTCAAAGCCGGGATCGTGACGATGGCCCGTACCTGGTCGCTCGAACTCGCCCGCGACGGGATCACCGCGAATGCCGTGATCCCCACCGCGCTCTCCCCCATGACGGCAACGATCCCGGCCTATGCCGACCTGTACGAGCGGTTCCTGGCCGGCGTGCCGATCCCGCACGAGTTCCGGCACGACAAGGCTCTCGGGACGCCTGAAGACGTCGCCCCTCTCGTGGTCTGGCTGGCCTCCGCCGAATCGGGCGAGGTCACCGGGCAGGCCATCGGCATCGGCGGCGACCGCCTCACCCTTTACTCGCATCCCGCGATACTCGACGAGCAGTACGCGGACGGCGGGTGGAGCGCAGACGGCATCGACGCCGCCTGGCGATCGCAGTTCGCCCCCAGCGCGCCCCGTTCGGGACCGCCCAGCCGTGAAGGAGCCTCCGCGTGACCGCCCCCCACTACAGCGACATCTGGCAGGGAATCGCCCGCGCGGACCCCGATCGCGCGGCCGTCATCACCCGTGACGAGACGATGACGTACGGTCGTTTCGCCGCCGAGGCCGGCGCACTCGCCCGGCATCTGACGGACCGCGGCTTCGTGGCGGGGGATGCCGCCGGCATGCTCCTCTACAACCGCACCGAGTACCTGGCGTTCATGTGGGCCTGTCTGGCCACCGGGATCTCCCCCGTGGCGATCAACTACCGCTACCGCTCCGGCGAGGTGCGCGACCTGATCGTGGATTCGGATCTGCGGACGCTGATCGTGTCCACGTCGCTCGGTGGCCTCGCTCTGGACGCGGTCGCCGACCTCGCGCAGGCGGTGGAGATCATCACCGTCGAGGACGGCGGCGCCCCGGTACCGGGTGCCACCCGCTATGCCGACATCATCGCGGCGGGCGGCACGATGCCCCCGTCGGCGCCGCGTGGCGCCGAGATGCGGCTCTACACCGGCGGAACGACGGGGATGCCGAAAGCAGTGGTGTGGGATCTCGACACGCTGCTCGTCGCACGACAGCAGTCCACGTGGGGCCTCATCGGAGTGACGCCTCCGACCGATCTCGCCGGGGCGCTCCGGATCGCCGTCGATCCGTCGACGCCACGCGTCGTCACGCTCCCCCTCACCCCGCTGCTGCACGGCACCGCGCAATCGACCACGATGGGCACGCTCGCGCTCGGCGGCACGGTGGTGCTGCACGCCGCGCCGCGCATGGACATCGAGGAAGCGCTGCGCCTGACGATCTACCACGCGGTGACGCGACTCATCGTCGCCGGCGACGCGCTGGCGCTCCCGTTCGTGGAGGCCGCCGAGCGGCTCGAGGTGAGCCTGACCTCCGTCGACTCGATCGTGAGCTCCGGCATGCGCTTCAGCGACGATGTGAAGCGCCGCCTGCACGCGCTCGGAGACATCGCGATCGTGGACATGCTCGCGTCGAGCGAGGGCGGTCCGTATGCCTTCGGCGTCACGCGGAGCGCGCACGATCTCCCCGCCAAGCTGGTCCTCACGCCGGGGACCGTGCTGCTGGATGAAGAGCTGAACGAGATCCAGGCGGATGCCGGAGCCCTCGGCATCCTCGCCTTCCGCGGCATCCTTCCGACGGGGTACTACCGGGACCCGGAGAAGACCGCGAAGACGTTCCCGACGATCCGCGGTCACCGCTACGTCATGCCCGGCGATTGGGCACGCGCCCGCGGCGATGGCTCCGTCGAGCTGCTGGGGCGCCTCGCGGCCGTCGTCAACACCGGGGGCGAGAAGGTCTTCCCGGCCGAGGTCGAAGAGGCGCTGCTCGAACACGACACCGTCGACGACGTCATCGTGTTCGGTCTGCCCGACAAGCGCTTCGGCGAGGTTGTGAGCGCGATGGTCGCACCCCCGCCCGGGTCGAGCATCGATGTCGCCGAACTGCTCGCCTACCTGGATCAGCGCCTCGCGGGGTACAAGAAGCCTCGGCACGTCTTCGTCCGCGAATCGCTCGATCGGACCCCGACAGGCAAGGTCGAGCTCGCACGCGTCAAGGAAGACGCCGCGCGCGAACTCGCGGAGGCCGGTCGATGAGCGGCCTGGAGTCGAGGTTCGACCTCGCCGGCGTCTCGGCCATCGATGTGCACGTCCACGTGCAGATCGACAGCGCCGGACGCACCG
This region includes:
- a CDS encoding SDR family NAD(P)-dependent oxidoreductase — its product is MSGIRLDGRVAIVTGAGRSLGRAYARALADAGAGIVVNDVDEASAAAVVAEITAAGGHAVASIGAVGPTETADQLVADAVDAFGRVDVLVSNAGVLRDRVLWKMSDTDFDDVVSSHLRGTFTTARAVATRLRAQGDGGRLILIGSPAGQFGSFGQTNYSAVKAGIVTMARTWSLELARDGITANAVIPTALSPMTATIPAYADLYERFLAGVPIPHEFRHDKALGTPEDVAPLVVWLASAESGEVTGQAIGIGGDRLTLYSHPAILDEQYADGGWSADGIDAAWRSQFAPSAPRSGPPSREGASA
- a CDS encoding AMP-binding protein, yielding MTAPHYSDIWQGIARADPDRAAVITRDETMTYGRFAAEAGALARHLTDRGFVAGDAAGMLLYNRTEYLAFMWACLATGISPVAINYRYRSGEVRDLIVDSDLRTLIVSTSLGGLALDAVADLAQAVEIITVEDGGAPVPGATRYADIIAAGGTMPPSAPRGAEMRLYTGGTTGMPKAVVWDLDTLLVARQQSTWGLIGVTPPTDLAGALRIAVDPSTPRVVTLPLTPLLHGTAQSTTMGTLALGGTVVLHAAPRMDIEEALRLTIYHAVTRLIVAGDALALPFVEAAERLEVSLTSVDSIVSSGMRFSDDVKRRLHALGDIAIVDMLASSEGGPYAFGVTRSAHDLPAKLVLTPGTVLLDEELNEIQADAGALGILAFRGILPTGYYRDPEKTAKTFPTIRGHRYVMPGDWARARGDGSVELLGRLAAVVNTGGEKVFPAEVEEALLEHDTVDDVIVFGLPDKRFGEVVSAMVAPPPGSSIDVAELLAYLDQRLAGYKKPRHVFVRESLDRTPTGKVELARVKEDAARELAEAGR